In Elephas maximus indicus isolate mEleMax1 chromosome 15, mEleMax1 primary haplotype, whole genome shotgun sequence, the following are encoded in one genomic region:
- the ZFP41 gene encoding zinc finger protein 41 homolog produces the protein MDLVLSVGGETTPLVEESRVTKKDICKTEELWHGTSQQSRAAGPLPSLASLGSFLSWEPRKTEEPTGKIKKMQTLKEKADVPKDTLFRRESVRGKKPSESCTLAGKQSEEPGLSPEDEERLFDAFNVSFKDDFEGVPMFVPFQRKKPYGCGKCGYVSRHNTDHIQHQCVRTGEKPFQCSQCRKTFWHSSDVTKHWHVHGGEALQV, from the exons ATGGACCTCGTGCTCAGCGTGGGTGGGGAGACCactcccctggtggagga AAGTCGTGTTACAAAGAAAGACATTTGTAAGACCGAAGAACTTTGGCACGGCACCTCCCAGCAGAGCAGGGCAGCAGGTCCTTTACCTTCATTGGCTTCCTTGGGGTCCTTCCTCTCCTGGGAGCCAAGAAAGACGGAAGAGCCCacaggcaagataaagaaaatgCAGACTCTAAAGGAAAAAGCTGATgtgccaaaggacacacttttcaGAAGAGAAAGTGTCAGGGGAAAAAAGCCAAGTGAAAGCTGCACTCTGGCTGGAAAGCAGAGTGAGGAGCCAGGCCTGAGCCCGGAAGATGAGGAGCGCTTGTTTGATGCGTTTAACGTCTCCTTtaaggatgactttgagggggTCCCCATGTTCGTTCCTTTTCAGAGGAAGAAGCCCTACGGATGTGGCAAATGTGGGTACGTCTCCAGGCACAATACGGACCACATCCAGCACCAGTGTGTCCGCACCGGTGAGAAGCCCTTCCAGTGCAGCCAGTGCAGGAAGACCTTCTGGCACAGCTCAGACGTCACCAAGCACTGGCACGTGCACGGGGGAGAAGCCCTTCAGGTATGA
- the GPIHBP1 gene encoding glycosylphosphatidylinositol-anchored high density lipoprotein-binding protein 1 — translation MKAWTAVLLALLLLFGEPGRGQAQNEEDEDEDDEDFGVDSYEDDYDEEINLFPAEEDKGQLRCYYCRGLQEGEVCNQMQDCFPDQAFCETLIARDSIESSLQSTYTAWCADDCEPVTRTMEGTWVTVTCCQLPLCNAPPWLTAEDQESPGSTAGGLLDGRAGSSKGSPPTLGTALLLSLLAGLPATGS, via the exons ATGAAGGCATGGACGGCTGTCCTGCTTGCCCTACTGCTGCTGTTCGGGGAGCCAG GGAGAGGGCAGGCTCAAAATGAGGAGGATGAGGATGAGGATGACGAGGACTTCGGGGTGGACAGCTATGAGGATGACTATGATGAGGAAATCAACTTGTTTCCTGCGGAGGAGGACAAAG GCCAGCTGCGGTGCTACTACTGCCGTGGCCTGCAGGAGGGGGAGGTCTGCAATCAGATGCAGGACTGCTTCCCCGACCAGGCCTTCTGTGAGACGCTCATCGCCCGTGACAGTATCG AGTCAAGTCTCCAGTCCACGTACACTGCGTGGTGTGCCGACGACTGTGAGCCTGTCACCAGGACTATGGAGGGGACCTGGGTGACCGTGACCTGCTGCCAGCTCCCGCTGTGCAACGCCCCACCCTGGCTCACCGCGGAAGACCAGGAGTCGCCAGGCAGCACGGCTGGAGGCCTGCTGGACGGCAGGGCTGGGAGCTCCAAAGGCAGCCCCCCAACTCTGGGCACAGCCCTCCTGCTCAGCCTCCTGGCCGGCCTGCCTGCAACAGGGTCCTGA